The Desulfonatronovibrio hydrogenovorans DSM 9292 genome includes a window with the following:
- a CDS encoding GspE/PulE family protein, translated as MRVRGDRFGGFLVQKGLITQDNLERVLSIQRVVPEKIGQLLIREGILKEDVIMQALSEYSRIPLYDGNGSIDPRVVRLVPEKMARRAGIMPLFYSQGNELLMACNGPVPRAMLQNISRLAKRPVRLVLVTERQLRKLQQKAYAREFDTRIDFRTQPMEAEDINLVIELLEKMLVRAVSHGNVSDIHFEPEIDGFLIRFREDGMLRRVESFPRAMGQKLISRIKVLANLDIAERRAPQDGAFAFSPTRLEVEIEPVNIRVSVLPVIYGEKAVLRILPPHDDEVSLNALGMNEKTLDRFKKALRSPHGLILVTGPTGSGKSTTLYGALQMLRSETANITTLEDPVELTLRMVNQTQVDSGERLGFAKGLRAILRQDPDIIMVGETRDADTLRTSLRASITGHLVLSTLHTNDAPSSFSRLHDMGGEPFLVAVSVRAVLAQRLVRLVCPHCREAQPVTRAELDLLGLKETQEGDFMVHRSVNPCDLCNHKGYSGRVGLFELLTVSEALKNKIMQGALVAEIGRAAKKDGNYNTLLEDGIQKIKLGLTTPEEVLRVTME; from the coding sequence ATGCGGGTCAGGGGAGACCGTTTCGGCGGATTTCTGGTCCAGAAAGGACTGATCACCCAGGACAACCTGGAACGGGTTCTGTCCATTCAGCGGGTGGTTCCGGAAAAGATCGGTCAGCTGCTCATCCGGGAGGGTATCCTCAAAGAGGATGTGATCATGCAGGCCCTGTCCGAGTACTCCAGGATACCCCTGTATGATGGAAACGGGTCCATTGATCCGAGGGTAGTTCGCCTGGTTCCGGAAAAAATGGCCCGCCGAGCAGGGATCATGCCCTTGTTCTACAGTCAAGGCAATGAACTGCTCATGGCCTGCAACGGTCCGGTGCCCAGGGCCATGCTTCAGAATATTTCCCGCCTGGCCAAAAGACCGGTGCGCCTGGTCCTGGTCACGGAACGTCAGCTCAGAAAGCTTCAGCAGAAGGCCTATGCCCGGGAGTTCGACACCAGGATAGATTTTCGGACTCAGCCCATGGAAGCTGAAGATATCAACCTGGTCATCGAACTCCTGGAAAAGATGCTGGTCAGGGCGGTATCCCATGGGAATGTATCTGACATCCATTTTGAGCCGGAGATAGACGGCTTCCTGATCCGTTTCAGGGAGGACGGGATGCTCAGGCGGGTGGAGTCTTTTCCCAGGGCTATGGGCCAGAAGCTGATTTCAAGGATCAAGGTCCTGGCCAATCTGGACATTGCCGAGCGCAGGGCCCCCCAGGACGGTGCTTTTGCCTTCAGTCCCACCAGACTGGAAGTGGAAATTGAGCCGGTCAACATCAGGGTGTCGGTCCTGCCGGTGATTTACGGTGAAAAGGCTGTGCTCAGGATTCTTCCGCCCCATGATGATGAAGTCAGCCTGAACGCCCTGGGCATGAATGAAAAAACTCTTGATAGATTCAAAAAGGCCCTCAGGTCTCCGCACGGGCTGATCCTGGTCACCGGCCCCACTGGCTCGGGCAAGTCAACCACGCTTTACGGGGCTTTGCAGATGCTGCGGTCGGAAACTGCCAATATCACCACTTTGGAAGATCCGGTGGAGCTGACTTTGCGCATGGTCAACCAGACCCAGGTAGACAGTGGAGAACGCCTGGGCTTTGCTAAAGGCCTCAGAGCCATCCTGCGCCAGGATCCGGATATCATAATGGTTGGAGAAACCAGGGATGCGGACACATTGCGAACTTCATTGCGGGCTTCCATTACCGGGCATCTGGTCCTGTCCACCCTGCACACCAATGATGCGCCCAGTTCATTTTCCCGGCTGCACGACATGGGCGGAGAGCCTTTTCTGGTAGCGGTTTCAGTCCGGGCTGTCCTGGCCCAGCGCCTGGTCCGCCTGGTCTGTCCCCATTGCCGGGAAGCCCAGCCAGTAACCAGGGCTGAACTGGACCTGCTGGGGCTCAAGGAGACCCAGGAAGGGGATTTCATGGTCCATAGATCTGTAAATCCTTGTGACCTTTGCAACCACAAGGGTTATTCCGGCAGGGTGGGCCTGTTTGAGCTGCTTACAGTGAGTGAAGCCCTGAAGAACAAGATCATGCAGGGTGCCCTGGTGGCGGAGATTGGCCGGGCAGCAAAGAAAGACGGCAATTACAACACCCTGCTGGAGGATGGAATTCAGAAAATTAAACTGGGCCTGACCACACCTGAGGAAGTCCTCAGGGTGACCATGGAGTAA
- a CDS encoding type II secretion system F family protein, with protein MPFYLCRAMDPGGSIINLHIEADSVASAAAEARARGVTLISVEESASGAGLSALSPTRFLPISTKDKVLLFRMLATLIKSEVTVTAAVRILHDQAQKANMKHVLGDVLTRVEGGVPLSEAMSSQARVFPEMVVNLVRAGEMGGILDIVFQRIADYMERRSALRKKMFMSFFYPGIVLLVGVAVIAFMVIFVIPRFMGLITGRLPPATQLLMDATSFLQTYGQNILIGFAGLAGLLALMHSLPATRLFLDRYKVYLPVVGPVVRLGIVVSFARTLGLLLESRIPLVEALRATSATLTNTAVQGFLDQVVDRIMAGEPMSTTLKDGWAFTPMTSALAGIGEHSGLMSESMITVAEVHEKLLEDKVARMSAMVEPALILTLGALVGFVVWGLISGMLAMYQGAV; from the coding sequence ATGCCATTTTACCTTTGCCGGGCCATGGACCCAGGCGGAAGCATTATAAATCTGCATATTGAGGCGGACAGTGTGGCTTCAGCTGCAGCCGAGGCCAGAGCCAGGGGAGTAACCCTGATTTCTGTTGAGGAGTCTGCCTCTGGCGCAGGCCTGTCAGCTCTGTCTCCGACCAGGTTTCTGCCCATATCCACCAAGGACAAGGTCCTGCTTTTCAGGATGCTGGCCACCCTTATCAAATCCGAAGTTACAGTAACTGCAGCTGTTCGCATTCTGCACGACCAGGCCCAGAAGGCAAACATGAAACATGTTCTGGGAGATGTATTGACCAGGGTTGAAGGCGGGGTTCCCTTGAGTGAAGCCATGTCCAGTCAGGCCAGGGTCTTTCCGGAGATGGTGGTCAATCTGGTCCGGGCCGGTGAAATGGGCGGCATTCTGGACATCGTATTTCAACGGATCGCAGATTATATGGAAAGAAGGTCTGCCCTGCGTAAAAAAATGTTCATGTCCTTTTTCTATCCAGGCATTGTCCTTCTGGTGGGCGTTGCTGTAATAGCCTTTATGGTCATTTTTGTTATTCCCAGATTCATGGGGCTGATTACTGGCCGCCTGCCTCCAGCCACCCAGCTGCTCATGGATGCCACCAGTTTTCTGCAGACCTATGGACAGAATATACTTATTGGATTCGCCGGACTGGCCGGCCTGCTGGCGCTGATGCACTCCCTGCCGGCAACCCGGCTGTTTCTGGACAGGTACAAGGTTTATCTGCCGGTGGTGGGTCCGGTTGTCCGGCTGGGCATTGTTGTATCTTTTGCCCGGACCTTGGGGCTGCTCCTGGAAAGCCGGATTCCACTGGTAGAGGCCCTGAGGGCGACCAGCGCCACTCTGACCAATACGGCAGTACAGGGTTTTCTGGATCAGGTGGTGGACCGGATCATGGCTGGAGAGCCAATGTCCACAACCCTGAAGGATGGATGGGCCTTTACTCCCATGACCAGCGCTCTGGCCGGCATTGGTGAACATTCGGGCCTTATGAGCGAGTCCATGATCACTGTGGCTGAAGTCCATGAAAAACTGCTTGAGGATAAGGTTGCCCGGATGAGCGCCATGGT